In a genomic window of Saccharothrix sp. HUAS TT1:
- a CDS encoding 4-hydroxyphenylacetate 3-hydroxylase family protein yields MAETTATTLLNRPEEVTQAPNDLLTGDGYLESMRDGREVYLYGERVTDVTKHPAFAQAARSTAHLYDALHDPATADLMTTVDRYTGARVHRFFTPAHSAQDLLDARAAIEHWARLSYGFMNRTPDYKASFMAGLAVTHEYYEPFGDNARAWYERYARQGLSISHAIVNPPVDRNKPTHEVGDVFVKVVEERDGGIVVDGAKLMGTASALTHAAFVGQIHLANLEKGKAEDYALAFMAPLDTPGMKVICRPSYEQKANSPYDNPLSSRFDENDAVLVFDRAFIPWENVLIYRDVEKVHEYFPRSGLLSRGFFQGAIRMATKLEFMAGLMDKGTRLNGTHQFRGVQAGLGEMLAWRHVTHAITTAMAMDPEPGPAGTVLPKMSYAAGYRALAPMSWERTHRFFEEHLAAALLMTPAGAEDMKNPELRPLIDRYYRGSAGSADDRVKLFKLAWDALGSEFGGRHELYELNYAGGPDQVRLDTLNWSRAVGLMDDYGALVEQCMDDYDVDGWTRGRWATGS; encoded by the coding sequence GTGGCCGAAACCACTGCGACGACCCTGCTGAACCGGCCGGAGGAAGTGACGCAGGCGCCCAACGACCTGCTCACCGGTGACGGATATCTGGAGAGCATGCGGGACGGCCGTGAGGTCTACCTCTACGGCGAGCGCGTCACCGACGTGACCAAGCACCCGGCCTTCGCCCAGGCCGCCCGGTCGACCGCGCACCTGTACGACGCGCTGCACGACCCGGCCACCGCCGACCTCATGACGACGGTCGACCGCTACACCGGCGCCCGGGTGCACCGCTTCTTCACCCCCGCGCACTCCGCGCAGGACCTGCTCGACGCCCGCGCCGCCATCGAGCACTGGGCCCGCCTCAGCTACGGGTTCATGAACCGGACCCCCGACTACAAGGCCTCCTTCATGGCGGGCCTCGCGGTCACCCACGAGTACTACGAGCCGTTCGGCGACAACGCCCGCGCCTGGTACGAGAGGTACGCCCGCCAGGGCCTGTCGATCAGCCACGCGATCGTCAACCCGCCGGTCGACCGCAACAAGCCGACGCACGAGGTCGGCGACGTGTTCGTCAAGGTCGTCGAGGAGCGCGACGGCGGCATCGTCGTCGACGGCGCCAAGCTCATGGGCACCGCCTCGGCGCTGACCCACGCCGCGTTCGTCGGCCAGATCCACCTGGCGAACCTGGAGAAGGGCAAGGCCGAGGACTACGCGCTGGCGTTCATGGCCCCGCTCGACACGCCGGGCATGAAGGTCATCTGCCGCCCGTCCTACGAGCAGAAGGCCAACAGCCCGTACGACAACCCGCTGTCGAGCAGGTTCGACGAGAACGACGCGGTCCTGGTGTTCGACCGGGCGTTCATCCCGTGGGAGAACGTCCTGATCTACCGCGACGTGGAGAAGGTGCACGAGTACTTCCCGCGCTCGGGCCTGCTCTCGCGCGGGTTCTTCCAGGGCGCGATCCGGATGGCCACCAAGCTGGAGTTCATGGCCGGCCTGATGGACAAGGGCACCAGGCTCAACGGCACCCACCAGTTCCGCGGCGTGCAGGCGGGGCTGGGCGAGATGCTGGCGTGGCGGCACGTCACCCACGCCATCACCACCGCGATGGCGATGGACCCGGAGCCGGGCCCGGCGGGCACCGTGCTGCCGAAGATGTCCTACGCGGCCGGCTACCGCGCGCTCGCGCCGATGTCGTGGGAGCGCACGCACCGCTTCTTCGAGGAGCACCTGGCGGCGGCGCTGCTGATGACCCCGGCCGGCGCCGAGGACATGAAGAACCCGGAGCTGCGCCCGCTGATCGACCGGTACTACCGGGGCTCGGCGGGTTCCGCCGACGACCGGGTGAAGCTGTTCAAGCTGGCCTGGGACGCGCTGGGCAGCGAGTTCGGCGGCCGGCACGAGCTCTACGAGCTCAACTACGCGGGCGGGCCCGACCAGGTCCGGCTGGACACCCTGAACTGGTCGCGCGCGGTGGGCCTGATGGACGACTACGGCGCCCTGGTCGAGCAGTGCATGGACGACTACGACGTCGACGGCTGGACCCGGGGTCGCTGGGCCACCGGCAGCTGA
- a CDS encoding flavin reductase family protein, whose product MSTTNLRDVMRNYATGVCVATTYSDGPDGRLDDAITINSLTSVSMDPPLVSMCLRPDSGFLANVRAVGFWALSILDAGTEDIARALAKDRETRSVAMRTLSTRRGDLTGALVLDSPSWLECKLADTVTVGDHVMLIGDVIGLGTKERRPPLIFLQGGFHTLSGV is encoded by the coding sequence ATGAGCACCACAAACCTGCGCGACGTCATGCGCAACTACGCCACCGGCGTGTGCGTGGCGACGACCTACTCCGACGGGCCGGACGGTCGGCTCGACGACGCGATCACCATCAACTCGCTCACCTCGGTGTCGATGGACCCGCCACTGGTGTCGATGTGCCTGCGGCCCGACTCCGGGTTCCTGGCCAACGTCCGCGCCGTCGGCTTCTGGGCCCTGTCGATCCTGGACGCGGGCACCGAGGACATCGCCCGCGCCCTGGCCAAGGACCGGGAGACCCGCAGCGTGGCCATGCGCACCCTGTCGACGCGACGCGGCGACCTCACCGGTGCGCTGGTCCTGGACTCGCCGAGCTGGCTGGAGTGCAAGTTGGCGGACACGGTGACCGTGGGCGACCACGTGATGCTGATCGGCGACGTGATCGGGCTCGGCACGAAGGAGCGCCGACCGCCGCTGATCTTCCTCCAGGGCGGGTTCCACACGCTCAGCGGAGTGTGA
- a CDS encoding NAD(P)-dependent oxidoreductase, whose amino-acid sequence MKIALFGASGHIGSAIADELLSRGHEVTAVTRSGSGDARPGLTVKSGDITDPETVIALVEGHDAVASAVGPKVGVENDEEILLGAARSLVEALPKTDVRRVVVLGGAGSLKTPSGERVVDNPHFPAMWKANALAQIAVLDLFRTVDDLDWTFISPAAHIEPGERTGEYRVGGDDLLVDENGDSNISIPDYAVAFVDELEKGNAIKRRIGVAY is encoded by the coding sequence ATGAAGATCGCGCTGTTCGGTGCGAGCGGCCACATCGGCTCGGCCATCGCCGACGAGCTGCTCTCCCGTGGCCACGAGGTCACCGCCGTCACGCGCTCCGGTTCGGGCGACGCCCGTCCCGGGCTGACCGTGAAGTCCGGCGACATCACCGACCCGGAGACGGTGATCGCGCTGGTGGAGGGCCACGACGCCGTCGCCTCCGCGGTCGGCCCCAAGGTCGGTGTCGAGAACGACGAGGAGATCCTGCTCGGCGCCGCGCGCAGCCTGGTGGAGGCGCTGCCCAAGACCGACGTGCGCCGCGTGGTGGTGCTCGGCGGCGCGGGCAGCCTGAAGACCCCGTCCGGCGAGCGGGTGGTGGACAACCCCCACTTCCCCGCCATGTGGAAGGCCAACGCGCTCGCGCAGATCGCGGTGCTCGACCTGTTCCGCACGGTCGACGACCTCGACTGGACGTTCATCTCGCCCGCGGCCCACATCGAACCGGGCGAGCGCACCGGCGAGTACCGGGTCGGCGGCGACGACCTGCTCGTGGACGAGAACGGGGACAGCAACATCTCGATCCCCGACTACGCCGTCGCCTTCGTCGACGAGCTGGAGAAGGGCAATGCGATCAAGCGCCGCATCGGCGTTGCCTACTGA
- a CDS encoding multidrug effflux MFS transporter gives MSGNVGLIIILGALTALGPLSNDAYLPSWPQLAADLSATPSAVQLSLTACLVGLGVGQMIAGPLSDRFGRRGPLLVGLLLYTVTSVLCAFAPSIWLLIVLRLLQGFGGATGIVIAAAIVRDRHVGAAAAKYFSMLLLVTGLAPVLAPVIGGQLLRFTTWPGIFIALAAAGGLMVVAVALGLRETLPPERRDAGGLKSILPTFGRLLSDRVFVGYGLACGFGFGAMFAYIAGSPFVLQEIHGLSPQAYSAVFAVNAFGLVIAAQVSGRIVHRVNPRALLGAGVAASAAGGLVVLAAVLADLGLVALLIGLFVVVASVGLIMPNSMALALNDHGAVAGSAAALIGLVQHLLGAVAAPFAGVAGAVNALPMAVTITVLGVAALLSFAVLARKRKDVPVDSAAPVALAGQD, from the coding sequence TTGTCGGGCAACGTGGGCCTGATCATCATCCTGGGCGCGCTCACGGCCCTCGGTCCGCTGTCCAACGACGCCTACCTGCCGAGCTGGCCGCAGCTGGCAGCGGACCTCTCGGCCACCCCGTCCGCGGTGCAGCTGAGCCTCACCGCCTGCCTGGTCGGACTCGGCGTCGGGCAGATGATCGCCGGACCGCTGTCGGACCGGTTCGGGCGCAGGGGACCACTGCTCGTCGGTCTTCTCCTGTACACGGTGACGTCGGTGCTGTGCGCCTTCGCGCCCTCGATCTGGCTGTTGATCGTGCTGCGCCTGCTCCAGGGCTTCGGCGGCGCGACCGGCATCGTGATCGCCGCCGCGATCGTCCGCGACAGGCACGTGGGCGCCGCCGCGGCGAAGTACTTCTCGATGCTGCTGCTCGTCACCGGGCTCGCCCCGGTCCTGGCGCCGGTGATCGGCGGCCAGCTGCTGCGGTTCACCACCTGGCCGGGGATCTTCATCGCCCTGGCCGCCGCGGGTGGGCTGATGGTCGTCGCGGTGGCGCTCGGGCTGCGCGAGACGCTGCCACCGGAACGGCGGGACGCGGGCGGGCTCAAGTCCATCCTGCCGACCTTCGGCCGGCTGCTGTCCGACCGGGTGTTCGTCGGCTACGGCCTGGCGTGCGGGTTCGGCTTCGGCGCGATGTTCGCCTACATCGCGGGCTCCCCGTTCGTGCTCCAGGAGATCCACGGGCTCTCCCCCCAGGCGTACAGCGCCGTGTTCGCGGTGAACGCCTTCGGCCTGGTCATCGCGGCCCAGGTCAGCGGTCGGATCGTGCACCGCGTCAACCCCCGTGCGCTGCTGGGCGCCGGGGTCGCCGCTTCCGCGGCGGGCGGTCTGGTCGTGCTCGCCGCGGTGCTCGCCGACCTCGGTCTGGTGGCGCTGCTGATCGGGCTGTTCGTGGTGGTCGCGAGCGTCGGGTTGATCATGCCGAACTCGATGGCGCTCGCGCTGAACGACCACGGCGCGGTCGCGGGCTCGGCCGCCGCGCTGATCGGGCTCGTGCAGCACCTGCTCGGGGCGGTCGCCGCCCCGTTCGCCGGTGTCGCGGGCGCGGTCAACGCCCTGCCGATGGCGGTGACGATCACCGTGCTCGGCGTCGCCGCCCTGCTGTCGTTCGCCGTCCTGGCGCGCAAGCGCAAGGACGTCCCGGTCGACAGCGCGGCCCCGGTCGCCCTGGCCGGACAGGACTGA